The genomic segment GTTGCGGGAACTCTTGAGCCACCGCGCTAACCACGTGATCCAACAGCGTCCAGTCAAGACGACGGCTGTTATACACGCTGTCCAGCGAATGCAGCCAGCGCCAGCTTTCCAGAATATAGCTCTTATGAGCAACATCTTTATCGTAGAACGAAGGTTCATAAACCTGGAAGAAGCGCTGAGCACGGCCTTCCTGATTCACCAGCGTACCGTCACTTTCTGCGAAGCTTGCCGCAGAAAGAATCAGGGTTGCTTTATCCATCACTTCAGTACGCTGATGGTCAACGACGATAAGATTTTCAATTTTGGCCAGTGCCGCATCAATTCGCGCTCTGGAAGCATGACGATATAAGTCATTCTCCATCACGATTAAGGTATCGGCTTCACCACTTTCGATTTGAGTCAATGCATCATCGATGGAACTACCACCAATCATTGCCACACCCATGCTGTTAGCTTCTGCCGCAACAAAGGTGATACCGGTTTCCAGACCCTGCTTTTTCAGAGCCAGTGCAATATTGGTTGCTGCCTGAATAATTTCTTCACTGCCAGCACCGCTGCCAGTAACGATTAATGGTTTTCTGGCACCGGACAGCGCCTGAACGATGATGTCCACTTTGCTTTTTAACGATGCCGGTAAATCCGCTACCGCTGGCGCAGAACTGTCGATGCCGTGTGCGATGGCAAAACCTAAACGTGCCTGCTCGGCAACGGAAGCGCTGTAGTTCCAGGCAGCAACATCATCAAGACGGGTGCTATCAATATTGGTCACAAACAGCGGATATTTCGCATGTTGACCAATGTTCTGTACCGCAGCAATTTGCCAGTCGGCAACGCGCTGGGCAGCCGCCATCTCGCGAGCTTTGCCTTTCACTGCCTGACGCAGTGCCAGAGCGATACGCGCACCAGTTTGAGTGACATCTTCACCCAGTACCAGCACCGCATCATAGCCTTCCATCTCGCGCAGTGAAGGGGTATATAAACCGCTTTCACGCAGCACTTTCTGCATCAGTTGAACCCGGGCTAATTCGCCGGCTTCAATACCGTTGGAGTAGTTCTCAGCGCCAACCAGTTGGCGTAACGCATAGTTACTTTCCAGACTGGCACGCGGTGAACCAATACCAATGGTTTTCTTAGACTGACGCAGTACGTCTGCGGCACCTTCCATCGCCTGTTCCGGATTCAGGTGAATCCAGTCCTGACCGCGTAACTGCTGCGGACTGCGTGGACGATCTTTCAGGTTAACGTAACCGTAGCCAAAACGACCGCGGTCACATAAGAAATAGTGGTTTACCGTACCGTTGTAACGGTTCTCAATGCGGCGCAATTCACCATAGCGTTCGCCCGGGCTGGTATTACAGCCGACGCTACACTGTTGGCAAATGCTTGGGGCAAACTGCATATCCCATTTACGGTTATAGCGCTCAGAGTGAGTCTTGTCGGTGAATACACCGGTAGGACAGACTTCCACCAGGTTACCGGAGAATTCGCTTTCCAGGGTGCCGTCTTCCTGACGCCCAAAGTACACGTTGTCATGGGAACCATATACGCCAAAGTCTTCACCGCCCGCATAATCTTTGTAATAACGAACGCAGCGATAACAGGCGATACAGCGGTTCATTTCATGGTTAATGAAAGGCCCCAGCTCCTGATTGTTGTGCGTACGCTTATTAAAGCGATATTTGCGGAAGCTATGACCGGTCATAACGGTCATATCTTGTAAATGACAGTTTCCGCCCTCCTCACAGACCGGACAGTCGTGAGGGTGGTTTACCATTAAGAACTCCACGACGGCTTCGCGGAATTTTTTGGCTTCTTCATCTTCAATAGCAATATAGCTACCGTCAGATGCCGGTGTCATACATGACATAACCAGACGCCCGCGTTTATCATCAGGCCCCTGGAACTGCTTTACCGCACATTGGCGGCAAGCGCCGACGCTACCAAGCGCCGGATGCCAGCAAAAGTAAGGAATATCGAGGCCCAGTGAGAGACATGCCTGCAGCAGGTTCTCAGCACCATCAACTTCGTATTCTTCGCCGTCTACATGAATCGTTGCCATAGTCAGCATGCTTCCTGTAGCCCGCAACAGCGGGCATATAACTTAAAAAATTCGTTCCCGGATCGTCGTCGTTTCTTTATATATCAATGACGCTTACCAACGCTGCTTCAACAGGTTTGGCTGGATCCCGGCGATTGGATTCAGGTTATTAAAGGTTTTCACCTTAATACCCGCTTCAAACTCTTCACGGAAATACTTAATCGCACTCTGTAACGGCTCAACCGCTCCCGGCGCCAGTGCGCAGAAAGTGTGGCCTGGCGACAGGAAACGACACAGCTGCTCAATGGTTTCAACATCACCCGGCTGGCCTTCGCCCTTTTCCAGTGCGGTCAGAATTTTCACGCTCCACGGTAAACCGTCACGGCATGGCGTACACCAGCCGCAGGATTCGCGCGCGAAGAACTCTTCGAGATTGCGGGTCAATCCAACCATACTAATTTTGTCATCAACGGCCATCGCCAACGCGGTACCTAAACGGCTACCGGCTTTTGCAATATTGGCAAAGTCCATTGGTAAATCGAGATGTGCATCAGTGAGGAAATCGGTTCCTGCTCCACCCGGCTGCCAGGCTTTCAGCTTCAAACCATCCTGCATACCGCCAGCATAATCTTCCAGCAGTTCACGCGCGGTAATCCCGAAAGGTAACTCCCACAGGCCCGGATTCTTCACCCGACCAGAGAAGCCCATCAGTTTAGTTCCTGCATCCTGGCTCTTGCCGGCAGACAGCCCGCGATACCACTCAGGACCATGCTGAACAATAGAAGGCACGTTACACAGGGTTTCTACGTTATTTACGCAGGTTGGTTTACCCCATGCACCGGAAGTGGCCGGGAATGGTGGCTTAGAGCGAGGGTTAGCACGACGGCCTTCCAGCGAGTTAATCAATGCGGTTTCTTCACCGCAGATATAACGCCCTGCACCGGTATGAACAAACAGTTCGAAATCAAATCCACTGCCTAAAATGTTCTTACCCAAGAAGCCGGCTTTTTTTGCCTCTTCGATGGCACGACGCAGATGGTCGGCTGCTTCAATATATTCACCACGCAGGAAGATATAACCGCGATAGGCTTTCAGAGCAAAACCGCCAATCAGCATACCTTCAACCAGCAAATGAGGCAGTTGCTCCATCAGCAGACGGTCTTTATAAGTGCCCGGTTCCATCTCATCTGCGTTACACAGGATATAACGGACATTCATGCTTTCGTCTTTCGGCATCAGGCTCCACTTAAGACCCGTGGAGAAACCTGCGCCGCCGCGACCGCTTAAGCCTGAGTCTTTGACAGTAGAAACCACATCATCCGGCGCCATTCCCTTCAGGGCTTTTTCCGCACCGACATAACCGCTTTTGCTACGGTACTCATCAAACCATACCGGCTGCTGGTCAGCTCGCAGGCGCCAGGTCAGAGGATGTTGCTCTTCCGTCAGGATACGTTGAGTACCTAAAAATGTTGGCCCGCTCATTGATATTGCTCCAGTAGTTTCTCAATATCTTCCGGTTTCAGATGTTCGTGAGTGTCCTCATCGATCATCATACTTGGCCCTTTGTCACAGTTACCTAAACAGCAGGTTGGCAACAGGGTGAAACGTCCATCAAAGGTGGTTTGGCCCGGCTTGATATCCAGCTTTCTCTCAAGCGCTGCCTGAATTCCCTGATAGCCATTGATATAACACACTACGCTGTCGCAGTAGCGAATCACATGACGGCCAACCGGGCGACGATAAATCTGGCTGTAGAAGGTGGCCACACCATCTACGTCACTG from the Limnobaculum zhutongyuii genome contains:
- the nuoG gene encoding NADH-quinone oxidoreductase subunit NuoG, encoding MATIHVDGEEYEVDGAENLLQACLSLGLDIPYFCWHPALGSVGACRQCAVKQFQGPDDKRGRLVMSCMTPASDGSYIAIEDEEAKKFREAVVEFLMVNHPHDCPVCEEGGNCHLQDMTVMTGHSFRKYRFNKRTHNNQELGPFINHEMNRCIACYRCVRYYKDYAGGEDFGVYGSHDNVYFGRQEDGTLESEFSGNLVEVCPTGVFTDKTHSERYNRKWDMQFAPSICQQCSVGCNTSPGERYGELRRIENRYNGTVNHYFLCDRGRFGYGYVNLKDRPRSPQQLRGQDWIHLNPEQAMEGAADVLRQSKKTIGIGSPRASLESNYALRQLVGAENYSNGIEAGELARVQLMQKVLRESGLYTPSLREMEGYDAVLVLGEDVTQTGARIALALRQAVKGKAREMAAAQRVADWQIAAVQNIGQHAKYPLFVTNIDSTRLDDVAAWNYSASVAEQARLGFAIAHGIDSSAPAVADLPASLKSKVDIIVQALSGARKPLIVTGSGAGSEEIIQAATNIALALKKQGLETGITFVAAEANSMGVAMIGGSSIDDALTQIESGEADTLIVMENDLYRHASRARIDAALAKIENLIVVDHQRTEVMDKATLILSAASFAESDGTLVNQEGRAQRFFQVYEPSFYDKDVAHKSYILESWRWLHSLDSVYNSRRLDWTLLDHVVSAVAQEFPQLAGIVNAAPDASFRIKGLKIAREPHRYSGRTAMMADVSVHEKRQPQDNDTAFAYSMEGYSAPEADRQQIPFAWAPGWNSPQAWNKFQSEVGGKLRSGDPGVRLIEKAESGELAYFDAVVNVAANGENSWQVAPYYHLFGSDEMSQRSDVIQQRMPEAYVMLNPQDAAKLSVNVGSVVAFSCEGSDLKLPVRISDALEAGFIGLPLGLPGISPALVGKRVDNLKETTV
- the nuoF gene encoding NADH-quinone oxidoreductase subunit NuoF, producing MSGPTFLGTQRILTEEQHPLTWRLRADQQPVWFDEYRSKSGYVGAEKALKGMAPDDVVSTVKDSGLSGRGGAGFSTGLKWSLMPKDESMNVRYILCNADEMEPGTYKDRLLMEQLPHLLVEGMLIGGFALKAYRGYIFLRGEYIEAADHLRRAIEEAKKAGFLGKNILGSGFDFELFVHTGAGRYICGEETALINSLEGRRANPRSKPPFPATSGAWGKPTCVNNVETLCNVPSIVQHGPEWYRGLSAGKSQDAGTKLMGFSGRVKNPGLWELPFGITARELLEDYAGGMQDGLKLKAWQPGGAGTDFLTDAHLDLPMDFANIAKAGSRLGTALAMAVDDKISMVGLTRNLEEFFARESCGWCTPCRDGLPWSVKILTALEKGEGQPGDVETIEQLCRFLSPGHTFCALAPGAVEPLQSAIKYFREEFEAGIKVKTFNNLNPIAGIQPNLLKQRW
- the nuoE gene encoding NADH-quinone oxidoreductase subunit NuoE; translation: MTDKEIFTLSAEELEAIEHEKHHYEDPRAASIEALKLVQKKRGWVPDGAIGAIADVLGIPASDVDGVATFYSQIYRRPVGRHVIRYCDSVVCYINGYQGIQAALERKLDIKPGQTTFDGRFTLLPTCCLGNCDKGPSMMIDEDTHEHLKPEDIEKLLEQYQ